The Elaeis guineensis isolate ETL-2024a chromosome 3, EG11, whole genome shotgun sequence region gtttcataaccatctttgtcatatacaaaaatataagtccatacaccattttaaatttaaaataagtacaaactaagtatgatctgactcattggcctcgttccctcctccaggcgtcgatccctgacccgatacgtgtcgcgatggtggtgcagaggcggcatcatgtggctgtagaggtgctaactcagaagcatcaataccgagccgtcccgccaccgcagctacgatcctctcgagcgtctgactacgattcatccagtaactaatctgatcttgcatcatgctcatggatgtcctaactgcctctggcaccgatgtatcatcagaccggccggatgacgaactgcgtgattttttggaccgcatgctatgaccagatcctagctgccgcccgaggacggtatccaaaatcgtatcatctgtcatcaaacaaacctgctgcgatccagtatcaccatcagatcccacctccctcgtcgcctgctctctcaattctaacattttttccttcacaataaacaaaataaaatcataaatttttttcaaactctttaaaagtattcaaaatgtagagtaatgatacttacatgacgctgcctcgcctcctcggtcacgaactcgccactcttgttttgatagaatttagcataggcgtcgactccggatagtccctgttcaaacaaaaaaaaagaaaaaaaagatatcaaaataatgtaaatatttaataaaaagttacaaagtatgattgcaaatgtagttacataccatcctcttcattccctgtgcaaaagaggcacttccttgcgtgtgaatagaatcaatcttgctcctattcaccttattcgcctccgatcgtcgctacaaaatacatacaattataaccaataaaggacataacataattaaaaaacttggaacactagacatacctgaaatgcctcagttccaaaatgctcacataaccaccgccaatcgtcactagacccagcccaatttctgtatggctgggtcacaggatcaatccccttcgcctgcagctcattgcagtatttatgaagcctacatcgccgatctctgtatctatttgcagccattttgagaatacatgccgtcacttcttcgtcagtgcaatcctcgaagtcaatattatcctacacagtaatcataccaaaaggcaaatacatgaaattattcatataataaaaaatttatttatataaccaaaaataatatggatcatgtaatgatatgcaagacatccaaatttaattcttaccctgatgtgagagactagagcatcacggtatcgaggagctacatgcttgaaactttcagcagcccacggaaaatgattccaatatacaaactgatctcatttgcgacgatactggcctctgtgccaaccggatgatctcgaaatatatgtaccttcggtttttcattgtgtgtatgcacatatttttccaaaacaagacccctactaggaccacgcactgcacgtcgatgctgtgttcctacatgtaaaaattgatgaaatgaacatatatcatgtatcactaaatgcatataacaaaaaaaatatatggtttataaattgatagagatgtacctgtaaggggatgatgctgcggtaccatggcctccgctgggcaagctctggctgagcactaggcggctctgtggactcgggcaactgagtctcatctaaatcctctgagtcatcatgcaaaatgctaaagtgaggatgtgtatcatcaagcggagcctgctgcctatcccgtgaatgtctacgtccaggaccagtcatgatgctgcaatgattaaaataatttaaatcagtaagtaatcaacaaaactcaagtattacatgatataataaaaaaaataaattgaattacttattcatattaattattgttctcagattctgaactcgtgtccatatagtcatcttcgacgggagtcatagaagacttcgaccctgaagtACTATCATCATTGTCGTTAacgaagtcattattggatcgtgctcgtgtccgtgcccttatggacgatccaacaacagaaacatcctcaggttcatagtcgtctctttgtaattgtcctatgtcaatcgtatcatctggcactaatatgttatctggtgcttgcatttgatatgcttcgttttcaataattgcacagacttcattctcaagatgttcatcgttcgggcatgtgaaaagtgcaggatcaaacaaatgcctatgctgagcccttattgcaactcgccaaggctctttcattttgttatcatcaatataccacactagtcttgcttgctttgcaaaaatataaggatcactttcataccatacatgaccagtgtggacactgacgagttgaggatctataacaattggcctgtgtcgtcctaagtcataccatcgacttgaataacacaatccgtcgaagaccactatatctcaactctataacctcatgcagaacaccaaaaaaatctattatttcacccttg contains the following coding sequences:
- the LOC140856622 gene encoding uncharacterized protein — translated: MKRMGLSGVDAYAKFYQNKSGEFVTEEARQRHEKMLELREQATREVGSDGDTGSQQVCLMTDDTILDTVLGRQLGSGHSMRSKKSRSSSSGRSDDTSVPEAVRTSMSMMQDQISYWMNRSQTLERIVAAVAGRLGIDASELAPLQPHDAASAPPSRHVSGQGSTPGGGNEANESDHT